A window from Culex pipiens pallens isolate TS chromosome 3, TS_CPP_V2, whole genome shotgun sequence encodes these proteins:
- the LOC120429769 gene encoding uncharacterized protein LOC120429769, with the protein MADQLPSVIPRVDVVYLTYNAKRAQPSISMDTVCTVSLYELKKHRHAKRSEKHQMSAEAYRHYRWYNCVLTGMLRIEDGPQLLQTFHWYIETATVDAFRVDGTVCEAVSLIIGPEVEHWYCARVGGLGGRSSHGSRVRLRCAKWEDTFGAQAKARISDCLVEPTMVATTMRKSCKRLSLGTICEQQEDQ; encoded by the exons ATGGCCGACCAACTTCCCAGCGTAATCCCGCGCGTCGACGTCGTCTACCTGACGTACAACGCGAAACGGGCGCAGCCGTCGATCTCGATGGACACCGTTTGCACGGTCAGTTTATACGAGCTGAAGAAGCACCGGCACGCGAAACGCTCAGAGAAGCACCAGATGAGCGCGGAAGCGTACCGGCATTACCGATGG TACAACTGCGTGTTGACGGGGATGCTCCGGATCGAGGACGGGCCGCAGCTGCTGCAGACGTTCCACTGGTACATCGAGACGGCCACGGTGGACGCGTTCCGCGTTGATGGGACGGTGTGCGAGGCCGTTTCGTTGATCATCGGGCCGGAGGTGGAGCACTGGTACTGTGCCAGGGTGGGCGGCCTCGGCGGTCGGAGTTCGCACGGAAGCCGCGTTCGGTTGCGCTGCGCCAAGTGGGAGGACACGTTTGGGGCGCAGGCCAAGGCCAGGATTTCGGACTGTTTGGTGGAGCCGACGATGGTAGCGACGACAATGAGAAAGTCATGCAAAAGGCTTTCACTGGGCACGATCTGCGAGCAGCAGGAAGATCAATAG
- the LOC120429773 gene encoding ankyrin repeat domain-containing protein 54-like, which yields MEVAPDINDGQPQEEEEEPIPEAAPSPPRPDDDDHWEEAIRVAGSMVQSTYERDQRPAEFKCRLDRSRTSNRNTPYSTHRPKSAQISQFLNAAMVNNTELLQQMIDRGFNPDLREPTFNRSALHIACSRGFTDTVRLLLENGANPNIRDLNQNTPLHLAACTEHMAIIDLLLKYGTNVTLKDASGLIALEIAIGKLRLSDRIISKMQKLTKSDIHTHRNNVVKVCEMIFNAFKQQVSGGSLLYVDPSPAGHEHQRHLEELLADLSEQLRRVRERTIDFDSIVDRVENLGIRGEIDSDVDQLLSTLQKLAV from the coding sequence ATGGAAGTAGCACCAGATATCAACGACGGCCAACCACAAGAGGAGGAGGAAGAACCGATTCCAGAAGCCGCGCCATCTCCTCCAcgtcccgacgacgacgaccactgGGAAGAAGCAATCCGGGTAGCCGGGAGCATGGTGCAATCCACGTACGAACGTGACCAACGGCCAGCCGAATTCAAGTGCCGCCTCGACCGATCCAGAACCTCCAACCGGAACACCCCGTACAGTACGCACCGTCCCAAGTCGGCACAAATTTCGCAGTTCCTCAACGCAGCCATGGTCAACAACACGGAACTGCTGCAGCAAATGATCGACCGGGGCTTCAATCCGGATCTACGCGAGCCCACGTTCAACCGGTCCGCCCTGCACATTGCCTGCAGCCGTGGATTCACCGACACGGTCCGACTCCTGCTGGAAAACGGTGCCAATCCGAACATTCGCGATCTCAACCAAAACACCCCGCTACATTTGGCCGCCTGCACGGAACACATGGCCATAATCGACCTGCTGCTCAAATACGGCACCAACGTTACCCTCAAGGACGCTAGCGGCCTAATCGCGCTGGAGATTGCCATCGGGAAGCTTCGCCTCTCGGACCGAATCATCTCCAAGATGCAAAAACTGACCAAAAGTGACATCCACACCCACCGGAACAATGTGGTGAAGGTTTGCGAGATGATTTTCAACGCGTTCAAGCAGCAGGTCAGCGGCGGAAGTCTCCTGTACGTGGATCCGAGTCCGGCCGGGCACGAACATCAGCGCCACCTGGAGGAACTGTTGGCCGATCTGAGCGAGCAGCTGCGGAGGGTTCGGGAGCGCACCATCGACTTTGATTCCATCGTGGACCGGGTGGAGAATTTGGGCATTCGGGGCGAAATCGACAGCGACGTGGACCAGCTGCTGTCGACGCTGCAGAAGTTGGCCGTTTGA
- the LOC120429772 gene encoding spliceosome-associated protein CWC27 homolog: MSNIYIQEPPTSGKVLLKTTVGDIDIELWSRECPLACRNFVQLCMEGYYNGTVFHRLVKGFIVQGGDPNGDGTGGESIYGHTFRDEFHSRLRFVRRGLVAMANSGKHDNGSQFFFTLGPTQELQNVHTLFGKVAGDTIYNMLRLEEGEVYENERPHFPAKILKTEVLHNPFSDIVPRALKSKKSEGKETKKKEKGVKNYGLLSFGDEAEEEEQETNEFVQKSAFSGKSKSSHDVLDDPKLSKQAIDVKPGGSKAKAQAASGSESEQEVEKEDRGTSSRDKKQIEQDAQAIRDKLKKKKEESKTAPPPPQESSSDSDSDFGLESERKKVKLEQAAKIRDEISKLKKDYQSDKRKDRAKLNQEEESKKKKQVTSEVMKEFLSVQEQYSEKKKQLPKKGSSRESFTLQLLEKFKNKLHNVQEQAADEEPDEAAATGSGATAAGEGDEDVEQDIERGTWLSHRLQFEKNDPILAKDAVTKDDDWYDVYDPRNPLNKRKRGEKVEKRDKAGK, from the exons ATGAGTAACATATACATCCAGGAGCCTCCCACGTCGGGAAAGGTCCTGCTGAAAACCACCGTCGGTGACATCGACATCGAATTGTGGTCGCGGGAGTGCCCCCTCGCTTGCcgcaattttgtgcagctttgCATGGAAGGTTATTACAACGGGACCGTGTTCCACCGGCTGGTCAAGGGATTCATCGTTCAGGGCGGCGATCCGAACGGTGACGGCACGGGTGGCGAGTCGATTTACGGTCACACGTTTCGGGATGAGTTCCACTCGCGGTTGCGGTTCGTCCGGCGGGGTCTGGTCGCGATGGCCAACTCGGGCAAGCACGACAACGGGTCGCAGTTTTTCTTCACGCTGGGACCGACGCAGGAGCTGCAGAATGTGCACACACTGTTTGGGAAGGTGGCGGGGGACACGATCTACAACATGTTACGGTTGGAGGAGGGGGAAGTTTACGAGAACGAGCGGCCACACTTTCCGGCGAAGATTCTGAAGACGGAGGTGCTGCACAATCCGTTTTCGGACATCGTTCCGAGGGCGCTGAAGAGCAAGAAGAGTGAGGGGAAGGAAACGAAGAAGAAGGAAAAAGGGGTCAAGAATTACGGGCTGCTTTCGTTTGGGGACGAGGCCGAAGAGGAGGAACAGGAAACGAACGAATTTGTCCAGAAGAGTGCGTTTTCCGGCAAGAGCAAAAGCTCGCACGACGTGCTGGACGATCCCAAGCTGAGCAAGCAGGCGATCGATGTGAAACCTGGCGGAAGTAAAGCTAAAGCTCAGGCTGCTTCCGGTTCTGAGTCGGAGCAGGAGGTGGAGAAGGAGGATCGAGGCACGTCCAGTCGGGACAAGAAACAGATTGAACAGGACGCGCAAGCCATTCGGGACAAGCTGAAGAAGA AAAAAGAAGAATCGAAAACTGCTCCACCGCCCCCGCAAGAGTCATCCTCGGATTCCGACTCCGACTTTGGGCTGGAAAGTGAGCGCAAAAAGGTTAAGCTCGAGCAAGCGGCCAAAATCCGAGATGAAATCAGCAAACTCAAGAAGGACTACCAATCGGACAAGCGCAAAGATCGTGCCAAGCTAAACCAGGAGGAGGAAAGCAAAAAGAAGAAGCAAGTGACCAGCGAGGTCATGAAGGAGTTCCTCTCGGTGCAGGAGCAGTACTCGGAGAAGAAGAAGCAACTGCCCAAGAAAGGAAGCTCGCGGGAAAGTTTCACGCTGCAGCTGTTGGAAAAGTTCAAGAACAAACTGCACAACGTTCAGGAGCAGGCGGCCGACGAAGAGCCGGATGAGGCTGCGGCGACTGGTTCCGGTGCCACAGCAGCCGGGGAAGGCGATGAAGACGTGGAGCAGGACATTGAGCGGGGCACGTGGTTGTCGCATCGGCTGCAGTTTGAGAAGAACGATCCCATTCTGGCGAAGGACGCCGTCACGAAGGATGACGACTGGTACGACGTGTACGATCCGCGCAATCCGTTGAACAAGCGAAAACGGGGCGAAAAGGTGGAGAAGAGGGACAAGGCGGGGAAGTGA
- the LOC120429775 gene encoding GTP-binding nuclear protein Ran yields the protein MAEGDMPTFKCVLVGDGGTGKTTFVKRHMTGEFEKKYVATLGVEVHPLVFHTNRGAIRFNVWDTAGQEKFGGLRDGYYIQGQCAIIMFDVTSRVTYKNVPNWHRDLVRVCENIPIVLCGNKVDIKDRKVKAKAIVFHRKKNLQYYDISAKSNYNFEKPFLWLARKLVGDPNLEFVAMPALLPPEVKMDKDWQQQIEKDLQEAQATALPDEDEDL from the exons ATGGCCGAGGGTGACATGCCGACGTTCAAGTGCGTGCTGGTCGGAGACGGCGGCACCGGCAAGACGACCTTCGTCAAGCGCCACATGACCGGCGAGTTCGAGAAGAAGTACGTCGCGACGCTCGGCGTCGAAGTGCACCCGCTGGTGTTCCACACGAACCGGGGCGCGATACGCTTCAACGTCTGGGACACGGCCGGCCAGGAGAAGTTCGGCGGGCTGCGCGACGGTTACTACATCCAGGGACAGTGTGCCATCATCATGTTCGACGTGACGTCCCGCGTCACCTACAAGAACGTCCCCAACTGGCACCGGGATCTGGTGCGAGTGTGCGAAAACATCCCGATCGTGCTGTGCGGCAACAAGGTCGACATCAAGGACCGGAAAGTGAAAGCCAAGGCGATCGTGTTCCACCGGAAGAAGAACCTCCAG TACTACGACATCTCCGCCAAGTCCAACTACAACTTCGAGAAGCCCTTCCTGTGGCTGGCCCGCAAGCTGGTCGGCGACCCGAACCTGGAGTTTGTCGCGATGCCCGCCCTCCTGCCCCCAGAGGTCAAGATGGACAAGGACTGGCAGCAGCAGATCGAGAAGGATCTGCAGGAGGCACAGGCCACGGCACTGCCCGACGAGGACGAGGACTTGTAA